Below is a genomic region from Laspinema palackyanum D2c.
GGTCCAGTCACGTTACCGACATCACCACTTCCCTAGCTGGGTTGACATCGAGTCCGCAAATCTTGGCCGCGACGGAAACTGCATCAGACATCCTGGAGATGACTGAACCGGAAACCTCGATCAATTTATTTCAGGCGATCGTCCTCGGGTTCGTCCAGGGAATGACCGAATTTATCCCGATTAGCAGTACCGCCCATTTACAAGTCGTCCCCGTGGCCCTGGGTTGGGGAGATCCCGGGGTTGCCTTCACTGCTGTTCTGCAACTGGGGAGCATCGGGTCCGTACTCTGGTATTTTTGGCCCGATTTGAGTAGCCTAGGCAATGGAGCAGTGCGGGCCCTGGTGCGGCGTGAATATGAGGACCAGGACTTTCGGATTGTTCTGGGCATTCTCGTCGGTTCCTTGCCCATTATTGTATGTGGGTTAATTATCAAATATGTGATTCCGGAGTTTTACGAGGAAAATCTTCGGACTATCACCGCGATCGCCATTGTCTCGATCTTCATGGCAATCTTACTCGGGATTGCTGAACGGTTTGGGGTGCGAAAACGCAACTTCGGACAACTGACTCTTAAAGATGGTCTATTGATGGGACTCGCCCAGGTACTCGCCGTAGTTCCCGGGTTCTCTCGGTCCGGTTCTACCATTACTGCTGGATTATTCATGGGGTTAGATCGCACCACTGCCGCCCGGTTCTCCTTTTTGCTTGGCATTCCAGCCATTACCTTAGCGGGATTAGTCGAACTCAAGGATCTGCTGACCTCTAATTTGGACAGCATCGGCATGGTCCCCCTGGTGGGAGGATTGATTTCATCCGCCCTCTTTTCTTACCTCTCCATCGCATGGCTGATTAATTTCTTAAAAACCCAGAGCACCTGGGTTTTTATCTGGTATCGGATAGCCTTTGGCTGTGTCATTTTAATTGCTCTGGCCTTGGGTTGGATACAGGGTTAGTTAAGGATACAGACTATCAGACTGTTCATTTCCCACCCGCTAAGGGAGGGGCTCAAAACAATAGGTTGATTGGGTTATTCCATGCCATCAGCGTTAGGGTGCCTCAGGCAGATAACCGAGGGATGAAAGCAATAACCGATCAATCTGACTTAATTTACAACCTTGTCTTGCAGCGAACCCTACTGCGATGGCAAACTCTGATAGTTTGGCATGGACTCAGCGTATAATAGGGAAGCAGAACCTTAATCAGGAGAACTGAATGATGCTATCGGTTCCAGGCTATCAAATTCTGGCAAAAATTTATGAAAGTGCCAATACCCTTGTCTATCGAGGACGCCGCGAGTTCGATGGACAACCCGTTATCCTGAAAGTTCTCCATAAAGACTATCCCACGGACCAGGAACTAGCGAGTTATCAACAAGAATATGAATTAATTCGGTCTCTTAATTTAACTGGGGTTATTAAAGCCTATAGCCTGGAAAAGTATCAAAATACCTTAATGATGAGCTTAGAGGATTTTGGGGGAGAATCCTTAAGGCAGTTAATCACCTCCCAAAAATTTACCCTCCTCGGATTTCTCAACCTGGCAGTGAAAATCTCGGAGAGTTTGGCGGAACTGCACTCGGCTAATATTATCCACAAAGATATTAATCCGGCTAATATCGCCTTTAACCCGGTGACGGGACAACTTAAAGTCATTGACTTTAGTATCTCGACGGTTTTGACCCGGGAACATCCCACGGTGGAAAAGTCCGATGCCTTAGAGGGGACTCTCGCTTATATGTCCCCGGAACAAACGGGCAGAATGAACCGATCGCTTGATCGCCGCAGTGATTTTTACTCCTTGGGGGTGACCCTCTATGAACTGCTGAGCGATCGCCTACCCTTTGAAACTACCGATGCGATCGAACTCGTCCATTGTCACATTGCGATCGAACCCGTTCCCCCCCATCACCATAACCCAGAAGTTCCCAAAGCCCTCTCCAACATTATCCTCAAATTATTAGCAAAAAGTCCTGAAGACCGCTATCAAAGTGCCTGGGGTTTAAAAGCTGATTTAGAGGAATGTCTCAGCCAACTGAGAACCACCGGGGCCATTTCCGAGTTCCCCCTGGGACGTATGGATATTTCTGATAAATTTCAAATTCCCAAAAAATTGTATGGGAGACAATCAGAAATCGAACGGTTTATGAACGCCTTTGATCGCGTCATGGGCGGGCAGACGGAAATGATTTTAGTCGGCGGATATTCCGGGATTGGAAAATCTGCCCTAGTCGATGAAATCAAATATAAAATCAACCAAAAAAAAGGGTATTTTATTTCGGGAAAATTTGACCAATTTCAACGGTATGTTCCCTATTCAGCCATTGTCAGTGCTTTTTCAGATTTAGTGGAACAACTTTTAACCGAAAGTGAAAAACAACTGGA
It encodes:
- a CDS encoding undecaprenyl-diphosphate phosphatase, producing the protein MGLSRNQFFTLGSFGAIGMAIATTGKALSSELLGSSHVTDITTSLAGLTSSPQILAATETASDILEMTEPETSINLFQAIVLGFVQGMTEFIPISSTAHLQVVPVALGWGDPGVAFTAVLQLGSIGSVLWYFWPDLSSLGNGAVRALVRREYEDQDFRIVLGILVGSLPIIVCGLIIKYVIPEFYEENLRTITAIAIVSIFMAILLGIAERFGVRKRNFGQLTLKDGLLMGLAQVLAVVPGFSRSGSTITAGLFMGLDRTTAARFSFLLGIPAITLAGLVELKDLLTSNLDSIGMVPLVGGLISSALFSYLSIAWLINFLKTQSTWVFIWYRIAFGCVILIALALGWIQG